In Gopherus flavomarginatus isolate rGopFla2 chromosome 1, rGopFla2.mat.asm, whole genome shotgun sequence, a single genomic region encodes these proteins:
- the AKR1D1 gene encoding aldo-keto reductase family 1 member D1 isoform X2: MAQETPKGTCAESVKIAIDAGYRHFDGAFVYYNEHEVGQAIWEKIAEGKVKREEIFYCGKLWNTCHPPELVRPTLEKTLKILQLDYVDLYIIELPMAFKPGDALYPRDENGKYIYHETNLCATWEALEACKDAGLAKSIGVSNFNRRQLEMILNKPGLKHKPVSNQVECHPYFTQPKLLEFCRQHDIVIVGYSPLGTSRDETWVNVSSPPLLKDPVLNAIGEKYNKTAAQVALRFSIQRGVVVIPKSFHPQRIKENFQIFDFSLTDKEMKDIEALNKNTRYVELLMWRDHPEYPFNDEY; this comes from the exons ACTCCCAAAGGTACCTGTGCCGAATCAGTGAAGATTGCCATTGATGCTGGTTACCGCCATTTTGATGGGGCCTTTGTGTACTACAACGAGCATGAAGTGGGACAGGCCATCTGGGAGAAGATTGCAGAAGGAAAAGTAAAACGAGAAGAAATCTTCTATTGTGGCAAA TTGTGGAATACATGTCACCCCCCGGAGCTGGTGCGTCCAACTTTAGAGAAGACACTGAAGATTCTGCAGCTGGATTATGTTGATCTCTATATTATTGAGCTGCCAATGGCATTCAAG CCTGGAGATGCACTCTACCCTAGAgatgaaaatggaaaatatatCTACCATGAGACAAACTTATGTGCCACTTGGGAG GCTTTGGAAGCATGTAAAGATGCTGGCTTGGCAAAATCTATTGGCGTGTCCAACTTCAACCGCAGACAGCTGGAAATGATTCTGAACAAGCCAGGGCTCAAGCACAAACCTGTCAGCAATCAG GTTGAATGCCACCCATATTTCACCCAGCCCAAGCTCTTAGAATTCTGTAGACAACATGACATTGTCATTGTTGGGTACAGTCCACTAGGAACCTCAAGGGATGAAACGTG ggTAAATGTGTCTTCCCCTCCTTTACTGAAGGACCCTGTGCTGAATGCCATTGGGGAAAAATACAACAAGACGGCAGCACAGGTTGCTCTGCGTTTCAGCATTCAACGAGGGGTGGTGGTCATTCCCAAAAGCTTCCATCCACAGCGGATCAAAGAAAACTTCCAG ATTTTTGACTTCTCACTCACTGATAAAGAAATGAAGGACATTGAAGCCCTGAATAAAAACACTCGTTACGTGGAGTTGCTGAT GTGGCGTGACCATCCGGAGTATCCCTTCAATGATGAATATTGA
- the AKR1D1 gene encoding aldo-keto reductase family 1 member D1 isoform X1, which produces MNLTAANHRILLSDGNSIPVIGLGTYADPRKTPKGTCAESVKIAIDAGYRHFDGAFVYYNEHEVGQAIWEKIAEGKVKREEIFYCGKLWNTCHPPELVRPTLEKTLKILQLDYVDLYIIELPMAFKPGDALYPRDENGKYIYHETNLCATWEALEACKDAGLAKSIGVSNFNRRQLEMILNKPGLKHKPVSNQVECHPYFTQPKLLEFCRQHDIVIVGYSPLGTSRDETWVNVSSPPLLKDPVLNAIGEKYNKTAAQVALRFSIQRGVVVIPKSFHPQRIKENFQIFDFSLTDKEMKDIEALNKNTRYVELLMWRDHPEYPFNDEY; this is translated from the exons ACTCCCAAAGGTACCTGTGCCGAATCAGTGAAGATTGCCATTGATGCTGGTTACCGCCATTTTGATGGGGCCTTTGTGTACTACAACGAGCATGAAGTGGGACAGGCCATCTGGGAGAAGATTGCAGAAGGAAAAGTAAAACGAGAAGAAATCTTCTATTGTGGCAAA TTGTGGAATACATGTCACCCCCCGGAGCTGGTGCGTCCAACTTTAGAGAAGACACTGAAGATTCTGCAGCTGGATTATGTTGATCTCTATATTATTGAGCTGCCAATGGCATTCAAG CCTGGAGATGCACTCTACCCTAGAgatgaaaatggaaaatatatCTACCATGAGACAAACTTATGTGCCACTTGGGAG GCTTTGGAAGCATGTAAAGATGCTGGCTTGGCAAAATCTATTGGCGTGTCCAACTTCAACCGCAGACAGCTGGAAATGATTCTGAACAAGCCAGGGCTCAAGCACAAACCTGTCAGCAATCAG GTTGAATGCCACCCATATTTCACCCAGCCCAAGCTCTTAGAATTCTGTAGACAACATGACATTGTCATTGTTGGGTACAGTCCACTAGGAACCTCAAGGGATGAAACGTG ggTAAATGTGTCTTCCCCTCCTTTACTGAAGGACCCTGTGCTGAATGCCATTGGGGAAAAATACAACAAGACGGCAGCACAGGTTGCTCTGCGTTTCAGCATTCAACGAGGGGTGGTGGTCATTCCCAAAAGCTTCCATCCACAGCGGATCAAAGAAAACTTCCAG ATTTTTGACTTCTCACTCACTGATAAAGAAATGAAGGACATTGAAGCCCTGAATAAAAACACTCGTTACGTGGAGTTGCTGAT GTGGCGTGACCATCCGGAGTATCCCTTCAATGATGAATATTGA